CCGAAGACGTCAGCAATTTTCCGCCGTTGCTCCCCGCATAAAGAACCCCCGAAAGGGTCTGACAGATGGAGGAGAGTGGATTCTCCAAGAGGGAGTTCGGTTCCGTTCCGGCACCTCCGGGCGGAAGTAAGTCAGCACCCCCTCCGGACGAGCCCCCGCCGCCTCCTCCGCTGGAGGTGCTGCTGACGGGACATCCGCTAAAAAGAAACAACGTAAGAAACAACGCTATGGAGACGGCTACCTTTTGACCCATGGACATAGATTAGCACGGCGATCCGCCGAATCGAATAAACCGACGATACATTCAACCTCGATCTTGAATCCGGGTCTAAGTTAGAATGCGCTCCGACACCCGTGAATCCTCCTCCCCATGACTGGTATATCGCATGCCGCTCGGATCGGCTTCGGCATCGTCCGCTGCCGATAACGATTCACGGTCAGCGGCTCGCCCTTTTTCGAACGGCGGAGGGAGTGCCCGCGGCCCTGTCCGACCGATGCGCCCATCGGAATGCGCCGCTTTCATTGGGCCGCATCCAAGGCAACCACATTCAATGCGGGTACCACGGGTGGGAATTTGATCGTTCGGGCAGCTGCCGCAAAATTCCGGGCCTTGCGGACATCGCCGGCACCAAGGGAAGAGACGTCCCTTCTTTTCGAGTCGCCGAACAGCAAGGTTACGTTTGGGTGCATTTGGGTCCGACGGAGGCTCCAAGCTCATCCCCGTTTCGATTCCCGGATATGGGAGACTCGAGTTACGGCTTAATTCGGTACCGGACCGTTTTCGACGCCCCCGCTTTTTATATTCTCGAAAATTTTCTGGATGTGCCGCATACCGCCTTTCTTCATCGCGGGCTGTTTCGCACCTCCGCAGGCCGAGCGATTTCCGTCACCGTCCGGCGCCTTTCCGATCGAGTGGAAGCGCGATACAAAGGCGAGCCCAAGCCAACGGGATTGATCGGTTCCCTTCTGGCTTCCGGAACCGGCGAAGTCACCCATGTCGACCGATTCTTTTCACCTTCGATTTCACAAATTGAGTACCGACTGGGCGAAAGTCACATCATCGAAACGACGGCGCTGACGCCCGAAAACGAGGGAAGAACCCGGCTCTTTATGGAAATCGTTTTTCGACTTCGGATTCCGAAAACTTTGGCCTTCCTCTTGGCGGGGCCGGTTCTATTTGGAATTCTTCGGCAGGACGCTCGGATCGTTTCCAGGCAGTATGAAAACGTACGCCGGTTCGGCGAGGAGAAATTTTCTTTCACGCCGATCGATGTTCTCGGACCGCATATTCTTGCGCTGTGGAAAAGTCAGACAAATGAGCGACTCTCGGCCGCCGCTTCGCAAATCGAACAGAGGTTGGAGATCGTCCTCTAAAAAATATGTCGCTATCTAGTAAAGAACGTGAACGTCTTGCCGAACATGAAGCGACGTACTGGTGGCATGTCGCCAAACGGAAATATTTTCGGGCACTCTTAGACCGCTTTCCCGTCGTGCTTTCCGCGAAAAGCCGGGTGTTGGATATCGGCGCCGCCGGAGGAAAAAC
Above is a window of Bdellovibrionota bacterium DNA encoding:
- a CDS encoding aromatic ring-hydroxylating dioxygenase subunit alpha; translation: MNPPPHDWYIACRSDRLRHRPLPITIHGQRLALFRTAEGVPAALSDRCAHRNAPLSLGRIQGNHIQCGYHGWEFDRSGSCRKIPGLADIAGTKGRDVPSFRVAEQQGYVWVHLGPTEAPSSSPFRFPDMGDSSYGLIRYRTVFDAPAFYILENFLDVPHTAFLHRGLFRTSAGRAISVTVRRLSDRVEARYKGEPKPTGLIGSLLASGTGEVTHVDRFFSPSISQIEYRLGESHIIETTALTPENEGRTRLFMEIVFRLRIPKTLAFLLAGPVLFGILRQDARIVSRQYENVRRFGEEKFSFTPIDVLGPHILALWKSQTNERLSAAASQIEQRLEIVL